The Streptomyces venezuelae genomic interval GCAGTTTCCCTCCGGTACGGAGCTGAAGGCGGGTGTCACCTCGCTGGCGACGGACGACCAGTCCACGCTGAAGGTGCCGCTCAACGCCAAGGCCGAGCTGGTGAGCGGCGAGGCGTGCCGGCGGATGGCGGCGCAGCTGCTCTTCACACTGGGCGACCTGACCTCCGTACGCGTCGAGCAGGTCGAGCTCCTGAAGCCGAAGGGGGAGTCCCTGTGCCGCCTGGGCAAGGAGCAGGCGGCGGAGTTCGCGGCGGTCCGCAACACCGCGCCGCAGGAGAACCCGTACTTCCTCGACGAGCACGGCAAGCTGAAGATGCTGGCGGTCCAGGGCAAGGAGACCGACGAGCCCGCAGGGGTCGTGCCGGGGCCGTTCGGCAGCGGCACGACGCCGCTCACCTCGGTCGCCGTCGACCGTGGTGAGACCCGGGCCGCCGGGGTCGGGTCGGGCGGACGCGATCTGTTCGTCTCCTCGATCACCACGGAGCAGGACCCGCTGCCGGCGGTGCTGTCGAGCAAGGCGGTCCGTCCCACGGACCGGCTCTCCGCGCCGAGCTGGGACGGCCGGGGCGACCTCTGGGTCGCCGACCGCAACCCCGCCGACGCGCACCTGTGGATGGTGCCGGGCGGCTCCGGCGAACCCGTCGAGGTCCGTGCGCCGTGGCTGACGGAGGGCATGCGCGTGGAGGCCCTGCGGGTCTCGGCGGACGGCGTGCGGATCGCCCTGCTGGTCAAGCAGGGGGAGCGCACCACCTTGCAGATCGGCCGGATCGAGCGGCAGAAGGAGGGCGCGGAGCCCGCGGTTTCGGTCGTCGACCTGCAGCCCGCCGCGCCGCGCATGGAGTCGGTCACGGCCGTCTCCTGGGCCGGGCCGAGCCGTCTGGTCGTCGTCGGCAAGGAGGCGGGCGGCGTCCAGCAGATCCGCTACCTCCAGACGGACGGCTCGACCTCGGCGAGCTCGGTGCTCCCCGGCCTGAACGGGGTGACCTCGGTCGCCGCGCCGAACGGCGACGGGGCGCCGGTGGTGGCGAATTCCGGGAACGACGGCATCGTCCGGCTGGCTCCGGGCACCAACTGGCAGTCGGTGGTCAAGTCGGGCGCTTCGGCGGTCTACCCCGGGTAGGGGAGCGGGCGAAATCGTCGGGTCGAGCTGCGACCTGACGGATTCGGGGTGCCCGGCCGGTGCTCGGCGGGGTTTCCGGTGCGGGGCCGGTGTGCCTCGGTGCGGGGGCCGGGCGGCGGGCCCCGGGAGCGGTGGCTGACGGTTTTCCACAGGGGTGGTCCGTGGCGGCGGGAGCGCGCACAGTGGAGTCATGCGGGGGTGGTGGCGCGAGATCGCCGGGCTGGTGCTGCCGGTGGCCTGCGGAGGCTGCGGCAGGCCGCGCACCGTCCTGTGCCCGGAGTGCGCGGGCGCGCTGACCGGCTCAGGACCGCGCAGGGTGCAGCCCGCGCCCGAACCCGCGGGGCTGCCGGCGGTCCATGCCGCCGCGCCGTACGCCGACGCCGTACGGGAACTCCTCCTCGCTCACAAGGAACGTGGGGCGCTGGCGCTCGCCGGACCCCTGGGCGGGGCGCTCGCCGCCGCCGTGACGGCCGCTGCCGGGCCCGTCACGGGCCCCGCCTCCCCGCCCCTGCTCCTTGTACCGATGCCGTCCTCACGGCGCTCCGTGCGGGCGCGTGGCCACGATCCGACGCGACGGATCGCGCTGGCCGCGGCCGCCCGGCTGCGGCGTGCCGGGCGGGCCGCGCGGGTCGTGCCCGTGCTGCGTCAACGGCGGTACGTGGCGGACCAGGCGGGTCTCGGAGCGCGCGGACGGCTGGCGAACCTCTCGGGGGCGCTGGAGGTCGTACCGGGCGGTGCGCGCCTGCTCGGGACCGGAAGGGTGGTTCTCGTGGACGATCTGATGACGACGGGCGCCTCGCTCGCGGAGGCGGCGCGCGCACTCGGAGCCGTA includes:
- a CDS encoding LpqB family beta-propeller domain-containing protein — translated: MGADSRQGRAGRGGNTRAIVLAACGGLVVTGCATMPDSGDVETVKGANLGDSQVRVYAVAPRENADPDEIVDGFLEAMTSDDPGFATARKYLTDAASKTWKPEQSITVLTTAPDREQADRNADPDNQGRAYPLSGRKIATVDARHAYQPHSPAAYVQSIHVVQQPSEDGKGKEWRIDSLPSGLVLGEADFLRNYRSVNKYYFASREDWLVADPVYIRQRQDPVTRMDPVTQTVKALLEGPTNWLKTAVDSQFPSGTELKAGVTSLATDDQSTLKVPLNAKAELVSGEACRRMAAQLLFTLGDLTSVRVEQVELLKPKGESLCRLGKEQAAEFAAVRNTAPQENPYFLDEHGKLKMLAVQGKETDEPAGVVPGPFGSGTTPLTSVAVDRGETRAAGVGSGGRDLFVSSITTEQDPLPAVLSSKAVRPTDRLSAPSWDGRGDLWVADRNPADAHLWMVPGGSGEPVEVRAPWLTEGMRVEALRVSADGVRIALLVKQGERTTLQIGRIERQKEGAEPAVSVVDLQPAAPRMESVTAVSWAGPSRLVVVGKEAGGVQQIRYLQTDGSTSASSVLPGLNGVTSVAAPNGDGAPVVANSGNDGIVRLAPGTNWQSVVKSGASAVYPG
- a CDS encoding ComF family protein encodes the protein MRGWWREIAGLVLPVACGGCGRPRTVLCPECAGALTGSGPRRVQPAPEPAGLPAVHAAAPYADAVRELLLAHKERGALALAGPLGGALAAAVTAAAGPVTGPASPPLLLVPMPSSRRSVRARGHDPTRRIALAAAARLRRAGRAARVVPVLRQRRYVADQAGLGARGRLANLSGALEVVPGGARLLGTGRVVLVDDLMTTGASLAEAARALGAVHRPFIPGLPQAMTERSQESSAQHGFEQRRAAVIASSPASFEINRNSPGTWIVAGGER